The DNA window AAATGATATAAATGCAAAGACGGCAAAGGAAATGGGCATACCGCTGGTCATAAACACCGATGCTCACTGGACTCATGATATGTCCAGAAATATGAAAACCGGGGTAAATGTTGCAAGGCGTGGATGGCTTGAACCAAAAGATGTGGTAAATACCCAAAACCTAGATGATTTTTGTAGTTTTATGGGTATCGATTGATAGTTTCTGTTTTATTTATTTTGCAGTTTAATCCGTTCACCGAGTATACATTTACCACCTCTATGACCGCCCAGTGGGTTGGAAGGGGTGCCAAGGGAATTCATACATCTTGCCATGACTGCAGCACCTCTGGCAAGTCCATCATCTACAAAAACTACATGTTCGTCTATTTTGTCATGGATTTGGAGTTCATCAAGGTATTCCAGTACCAATTTGGGTTTATTACCGGTAAGAGCGGCTCTTCCACTTAGACCTATGGCTGTATCATCAAACACTAAACCTTCTTCTTTGGCAACTTTAATAAGCCGATAGACTACTTTTGCCATTACTACATCAATTACGGCATAAACTACCTGAAGCCCTTCTTTTTTATATATCTCATTCCCAAGTTCCATTAATTTATCAAGATCACTACCGTTTTCTCCTACATCACATCCTATAAGAGTTACTCCGCTATCTTTTGCAGCAGAAGGGTTAACTGGAACACTACCGTATTTGTTTCTATCTACTGGAACTCTTTCAATATTGATATGTTCATGGATTTTTTCAGCATAGTTTTGGATGGCTTTGTCCTTCATTTTCAATTTGATGAAATTCATGACCTTCTGGTCAAAAATTTCCAGTGCAGTACCCAGGTTTTCATCAACTCTGCCTGTACCTCTGATAATTGCATCAGGTATTGCACCTGCATAACCACATAGGTTACCGATTGTGTTGGCATAAGGTTCGTCTGGGCTGATTATACGTCCGGCAAGAGTAGTTCCAAAATCTATGGATATACAGGGGTTTCTATAATCAATATCTGCCCATTTAGCCCCTTCTTTAATACCTGCTGTTACCAGTTCACCTTCCATTTCATTTGCTACGACTTCAACACCTGTCGCACCTGTTGGGGGGTTAACACTTGCTACAGCACCGTCAAAAATGACCTGATTCAATTTGCTGTATTTGCGGTATTCTTTAGGAATATTGTCAAGCGACATAGGTGGTGTCATTTTATTGGGAGGAATATCTGCCATAA is part of the Methanohalobium evestigatum Z-7303 genome and encodes:
- a CDS encoding methanogenesis marker 14 protein — translated: MGYKPKIADSPSVSVLDIRTKPYFVVASVEVGNTTTKCILMATNLEDGKTRHITKNVRMTRDVRKPKSGETVFGKTLSGVEFTRESVAELVRDTLLDAVKKAKLDVKTDLNFVVRSTGVVAGFDVPDDVGEFIKAMADGCLMADIPPNKMTPPMSLDNIPKEYRKYSKLNQVIFDGAVASVNPPTGATGVEVVANEMEGELVTAGIKEGAKWADIDYRNPCISIDFGTTLAGRIISPDEPYANTIGNLCGYAGAIPDAIIRGTGRVDENLGTALEIFDQKVMNFIKLKMKDKAIQNYAEKIHEHINIERVPVDRNKYGSVPVNPSAAKDSGVTLIGCDVGENGSDLDKLMELGNEIYKKEGLQVVYAVIDVVMAKVVYRLIKVAKEEGLVFDDTAIGLSGRAALTGNKPKLVLEYLDELQIHDKIDEHVVFVDDGLARGAAVMARCMNSLGTPSNPLGGHRGGKCILGERIKLQNK